The Brachyhypopomus gauderio isolate BG-103 chromosome 7, BGAUD_0.2, whole genome shotgun sequence genome has a window encoding:
- the dbf4 gene encoding protein DBF4 homolog A codes for MKHQSANPKYQDSNLDKDVLEKTTSKSKLRPACDPPHKPLTGRMFFLDLPSNKRTLTLEKDIKSLGGTVEKFFSKEIRYLVSGKPEARHVQRLVQDSPVPSPDSGLSSPHPGSKRDGLGPRGSSLGPADTVLVSRGKTLVKKVVKEQERVQINRILASALEWGVKIIYIDDIISYIEKKKSKLPKESRASHTAKKAAKLETSGGFQKCRAGRISRPFVKVEDSSRQYRPIYLPMATMPVCNFNSAAPCSPFLVGENCKGGKVKERGSCAQRRPRGRKERRRGHEDRRKGGYCECCMVKYEGLKAHLQSEQHLTFSTSEEYLVVDRVISGLTCDLIHIRTPVQRRKCSVSAPLRAPGVVMRRDGGERAVEREGGEVTDRSPVCLSPNAEVRSSGEPLAARKRCREPTQKSGEDPAVRPDVAERSCSKRRTFELSSSSKVALQKALGTSLSSTRPACFSDSLEEDSRPLQRNSSAHPTCQDFRTFESVGTGLNLRSACSLPGANTLQRAQNTNEASEHCDVSHTDFQTAQQTLLDIAECTQISTGRLLRDSGHGPVRTEQPADISHRPITAKQHSSSGECNSSCMDSPCRTLQRKVRVSRSRRRVSAEVPHVEASQSPRPLASDLDLSHFFKSSDSLGEDDFKGF; via the exons ATGAAACACCAGAGTGCCAATCCAAAATATCAAG ACTCAAACCTGGATAAAGACGTGCTCGAGAAAACTACATCAAAAAGTAAACTACGACCAGCATGTGATCCTCCTCACAAGCCCTTGACAGGGCGAATGTTTTTTTTGGACTTGCCCTCTAATAAACGGACCCTAACTTTGGAAAAGGATATAAAGAGCCTCGGAGGC ACAGTGGAAAAGTTTTTCAGTAAGGAGATTCGGTACTTGGTTTCTGGGAAGCCAGAAGCTCGCCACGTGCAACGTCTGGTTCAGGACTCGCCGGTGCCCAGCCCTGACTCTGGCCTCAGCTCCCCACACCCGGGCAGCAAAAGGGACGGTCTGGGCCCCCGGGGCAGCTCGCTGGGACCAGCTGACACT GTTCTTGTGAGCAGAGGCAAAACATTAGTGAAGAAAGTCGTTAAAGAACAA GAACGAGTTCAGATTAACCGAATCTTGGCCAGTGCACTCGAATGGGGTGTTAAAATTATCTACATTGATG ACATAATTTCTTATattgaaaagaagaaaagcaaACTCCCTAAGGAGAGCAGAGCATCGCACACAGCGAAGAAAGCC GCCAAACTTGAGACCTCGGGGGGATTTCAGAAATGCAGAG CTGGCAGAATCAGTCGCCCCTTTGTTAAAGTGGAGGACTccagcag GCAGTACCGTCCCATTTACCTCCCAATGGCCACCATGCCCGTGTGCAACTTCAACTCTGCTGCCCCCTGTAGTCCATTCTTGGTGGGAGAAAATTGTAAAGGCGGAAAGGTGAAAGAGCGAGG GTCGTGTGCACAGCGACGGCCGAGGGGCAGGAAAGAGAGACGCAGAGGCCATGAAGATCGGAGGAAAGGGGGTTACTGCGAATGCTGCATGGTCAAATACGAAGGCCTCAAAGCC CACCTGCAGAGTGAACAGCATCTAACCTTTTCTACAAGTGAGGAATACCTGGTTGTGGACAGAGTAATCTCAGGACTCACCTGTGACCTCATACACATCAGGACCCCAGTGCAAAG GAGGAAGTGCAGTGTGTCGGCCCCTCTCCGTGCCCCCGGGGTGGTCATGAGGAGGGACGGAGGAGAGAGAGCTGTggaaagagaaggaggagaagtGACCGACAGGTCCCCTGTCTGCCTCTCCCCCAACGCGGAGGTCAGAAGTAGCGGAGAGCCACTGGCAGCCCGCAAACGCTGCAGAGAACCCACCCAGAAATCAGGGGAGGACCCGGCCGTGCGGCCCGACGTGGCGGAGAGGTCCTGCTCCAAGCGCAGGACATTTGAGTTGTCGTCCAGCTCCAAAGTTGCCTTGCAGAAAGCATTGGGTACTTCGCTGTCCAGCACCAGGCCAGCGTGTTTTTCGGACTCCCTGGAGGAGGATTCCAGACCGTTGCAAAGGAATTCGAGTGCACACCCTACTTGCCAAGATTTTAGAACTTTCGAATCTGTAGGTACTGGGCTAAATTTGAGAAGTGCTTGCAGTCTGCCAGGTGCAAACACCTTACAAAGAGCTCAGAATACTAACGAGGCGTCGGAACATTGTGATGTTAGCCATACGGACTTTCAGACTGCACAACAAACACTTTTGGATATCGCAGAGTGTACGCAGATCTCTACAGGCAGGCTACTACGCGATTCGGGCCATGGGCCAGTCAGAACTGAGCAGCCTGCTGACATAAGCCACAGGCCAATCACAGCTAAACAGCACTCGTCCAGCGGAGAGTGTAATTCAAGCTGCATGGACAGTCCATGTCGAACGCTGCAGAGGAAAGTGCGGGTCTCTAGGAGTAGACGGAGAGTTTCAGCTGAGGTTCCTCATGTAGAAGCTTCCCAGTCTCCAAGACCTTTGGCCTCTGACCTGGACTTAAGTCATTTCTTCAAGTCCAGCGACAGCTTGGGGGAAGATGATTTTAAAGGCTTCTGA
- the slc25a40 gene encoding mitochondrial glutathione transporter SLC25A40, giving the protein MTSQSALDSITPLQQMIASCSGAILTSLFVTPLDVVKIRLQAQKTPFPKGKCFVYCNGLMDHICVCENGNAKAWYKPRGHFNGTLDAFIKIVRTEGMKSLWSGLPPTLVMAVPATVIYFTCYDQLSAALRLRMGDQADEVPLLAGSLARMGSATLISPLELIRTKLQSERQSYRELSAIIRSSVHADGWLTLWRGLGPTLLRDVPFSALYWFNYEKAKAWLCQSSGSREATFSITFIAGALSGSIAAVVTLPFDVVKTRRQVELGELQAQNLTAQASSSTYTVMRRIVTENGAKGLFAGFMPRLIKVAPACAIMISTYEFGKAAFREHNRKRPASPLQTSST; this is encoded by the exons ATGACTTCTCAGAGTGCCCTGGACAGCATAACACCTCTGCAGCAGATGATAGCCTCATGTTCCGGGGCAATCCTTACATCACTGTTTG TAACTCCTCTAGATGTCGTAAAGATCAGACTCCAGGCACAGAAAACCCCTTTTCCCAAAG GGAAGTGCTTTGTGTACTGCAATGGCCTGATGGATCacatctgcgtgtgtgagaatggaaATGCAAAGGCCTGGTATAAACCTCGGGGACATTTTAATGGCACCCtg GACGCCTTTATTAAGATCGTGCGCACAGAAGGAATGAAGTCTCTATGGAGTGGCCTCCCCCCAACCCT GGTGATGGCAGTGCCGGCTACAGTGATATACTTCACCTGCTACGACCAGCTCTCTGCCGCCCTCCGCCTCCGTATGGGCGACCAGGCAGACGAGGTGCCGCTGTTGGCCGGATCTCTTGCCAGAA tgggaTCTGCTACTTTGATCAGTCCTTTAGAGCTGATCCGTACCAAACTGCAGTCGGAGAGGCAGTCGTACAGAGAGCTGAGTGCCATTATTCGCTCAAGTGTCCATGCTGATGGCTGGCTTACTCTTTGGAGGGGCCTAGGACCAACATTGCTTAGGGATGTGCCCtt CTCAGCTTTGTACTGGTTTAACTACGAGAAGGCCAAAGCCTGGCTGTGTCAGTCCAGCGGGAGCAGAGAGGCGAccttctccatcaccttcaTCGCTGGAGCCCTGTCCGGCTCT ATTGCAGCAGTTGTCACGCTGCCGTTTGACGTGGTGAAGACCAGGAGACAGGTGGAGCTCGGTGAACTGCAGGCCCAGAACT TGACTGCTCAGGCTTCTTCTTCAACGTATACTGTGATGAGAAGAATTGTGACAGAAAATGGTGCCAAAGGACTCTTTGCAG GTTTCATGCCGCGGCTGATAAAGGTAGCTCCAGCCTGTGCCATAATGATCAGCACCTACGAGTTCGGAAAGGCTGCCTTCCGCGAGCACAACCGGAAGAGGCCCGCGTCACCTCTCCAGACCAGCAGCACCTGA